Part of the uncultured Cohaesibacter sp. genome is shown below.
CGGTTTTTGAACCTCAATTCTTGGATAACACGCGCATACGTTGTCCTTTTGACCATTTCTCACCCAAAAAAACAACTTAAGGCAGGCAACCGTCAACAGATTCGCAGCCCTTTTGGGGCAGCTAGTTGGAGTTGCATGTCAATGGTGGAAAACCCTGCCGAGAAAATACATACATTGGCAAAGAACTTTAGGACCAATGGATTACCACTAAAGACGCTATCGGATAATTTTGATTCTTGAAGGCGCAAGGCGACAGTCAGAATCAAGCATCCAGCCGCACCGCCTTCGGCCACCAAGATGTAATTACTTACAAACAAGAATAGATTAGGTAATACGAAGTAATACTAAGCCGCACAGACTTGCGAAACAACCACACGGTTGCGGCCATCGTGCTTGGCCTGATAGAGCGCCTGATCAGCCCGCTTGAGCAACTCGTCCTGTGTCTCAAGCCCCTTGCAGCTGGAGGCCAGTCCGATCGAGACCGTCACATCGATCATCTGCCGGCCCTTGTGAATGATGAATGGCTTCTCGAACACCTTCTTGCGGATGCGTTCTGCCACCACCGTTGCCAGCGAATGGTCAGTATCCGGCATGATGACAACGAATTCCTCCCCGCCATAACGACAGACCAGATCAATCCCGCGGGTATTCTTGCGCATGCGCTGGGAAAACTCCTGCAGCACCTCGTCACCGGCATCATGTCCGTGTGTGTCATTGACGGATTTGAAGAAGTCGATATCCATCAGCAACACCGACAGAGGCTTTTGCTTCTCCCGTGCCGACGACAGAAGGGCATTGAGGTGGGACGTCATGTAACGACGATTGTAGAGCTGCGTCAGTCCATCCATGATCGCCAGCTCCATGGTATGTTGGATGGAATCACGCAGTGCATCGGTGTAGCGCTTGCGCAAAACCTGCGTGTGCAGACGCGCCAGCAGCTCGTTCTTGTCCACCGGCTGGCAGACATAGTCGTTCACGCCCAGATCAAACGCCCGCATGATGCGCTTCTGGTCGGCTTCCTGAGCCAGAATCAGGATGGGAACCAGACGCGAAGATTCGATGGACCGCACTTGGGCACAAAGCCTCAGAGGATCGCCTGTCTGCATGTCCAGATTGATCAGCAGACAATCGAAGGTCTGGTCGGAACAGCGCCGCAGGGCCGCTGCAATATCATTCTCCAGAAACAGATCGAACTGTCCGGCAACCTGCTTGCGGATGCGTTCGGAGTTGGAGCGTGAGTCATCGACCAACAGAATCTGCCCGCCGTCATGATGCATCAGCCGCTTGAGCAATGCGCTGCTGTCCAGCCCCATCTGCTCCGAGGTGTGGGCGCGAGAGCGCAACTCGTCGAGCATCATCTTGACGCGAACCAGGCTCTTGACCCGTGCGATCAACGCAAGATCGTTGACCGGCTTGGTCAGAAAATCATCCGCCCCGGCCTTCAGCCCGGCAACCCGGTCGCTGATCTGGTCCAGCGCAGTGACCATGATCACGGGTATATGCATCAACTGAGGATCGGTCTTGATCCGACGGCAGACTTCAAATCCGTCCATTCCGGGCATCATCACATCGAGCAGAACGATATCAACCGTGTTGTGGGAGAGAATCTCAAGCGCTTCCGGACCACTACTGGCACAGAGAACATCAAAATATTCGGCAGACAGACGGGCTTCCAGAAGCTTTACATTGGCTGGATTGTCATCAACGACGAGGACGCGGGCAGACATTTGCTTTCAACTCCGGGCTAAGCGTCACCTGCATAGGTGCGCACAGTCTCAATAAACTTCGCAACCGAAATGGGTTTGGACAAATAGGCTTCGCACCCGCCTTGACGAATTCTTTCCTCATCCCCCTTCATGGCAAAAGCGGTTACGGCGACCACAGGGATGGGTCTGAGATCGTCGTCTTCTTTCAACCACTTGGTAACTTCGAGACCGGAAACCTCGGGCAACTGGATGTCCATCAGGATCAGATCCGGCATATGTTCCCTGGCAAGTTTCAGCGCATCCAGACCATTGCGTGTTCCCACCGTCTCGTAGCCATAGGCTTCAAGCAGATCGAGAAACAGTTTCATGTTGAGTTCATTGTCCTCGACAATGAGAATCTTCTTGGCCATGGTCCAGTCCGCAGCTCGAATGTGATGTACAGAGCTGACACACCGATCAATCAGATCTGGGTTTCCGTATCAGATGCGCATATTATTACCTATATCGTACATACAGAATAAACCTTTCAAAAGGGCAAACACAGCATCATGCAGAAAAAACAATTTGGCCTGACACTCGAGGAAGCCGAGACAATCGGCATCAAGGCGCTGGGATTTTTGTCAAATGATCCTGACCTGTTAGGTCGGTTTCTGGCGCTCTCGGGTCTTGACCCGAGCAGCCTGCGCGAGGTCGCTTCTGAGCCCTCGTTCCTCGCCGCCATACTTGATTTCCTGCTATCGGACGATTCTCTGGTTCTGGCTTTTGCCAGCAACATGACACTTGCCCCGGAAGATGTCGTGACAGCCAAGCTGCGGCTGGATCCCATGAGCATGGCAACCACGGGCGCGCTCTAGGATCCACCACCACAACGGACCGCATGATCAGGATGGAACAGTTTCTCTGCCGCGATTGCCTTGAGGAAGGAAACGGAGCCCCACGACGCTGCCCCCGTTGTGGCTCACCGCGCCTCATTCACCATGAGGAACTCAGAGCACTGTCCATCGCCCATATCGACTGCGACTCCTTCTATGCCTCGGTTGAAAAGCGCGACAACCCCGAGCTGCGTGACAAACCGGTTATCATCGGCGGTGGCGAACGCGGCGTGGTCTCAACGGCCTGCTACATTGCCCGCATCAGAGGGGTCAAATCTGCGATGCCGATGTTTCAGGCCCGAAAACTCTGCCCTGAAGCCGTTGTCATTCGGCCAAACATGAAGAAATACAGCGAAGTAGGCCGACAAGTTCGCGCAGCAATGCAGGAGCTCACGCCTCTGGTCGAGCCCCTTTCCATCGATGAAGCCTTTCTCGATCTGTCCGGCACCGAACGCCTCCACCATGCCTACCCCGCCCTGACACTGGCCCGCTTCGTGCTGCAGGTCGAGAAGAAAATCGGCATCACCGTGTCGGTTGGCCTCAGCCACAACAAGTTTCTGGCCAAGATCGCTTCGGACCTCGAAAAGCCCCGTGGCTATTCGATCATCGGCAAAGAAGAGACAAGACGGTTCCTCAAGGACAAGCCCGTTTCCATGATCTGGGGCGTCGGCAAAGTCTCTCAGGCCCATCTGGCAAGGGATGGCTTCCTGACCATCGGGCAGTTGCAGACAGCGGATCCTGCCAAACTCGCCAAAGCCTATGGAGCCTTGGGCCTGCGCCTTGCCAAACTGGCTCAGGGCGAAGACAGCCGAACGGTCTCTCCCGACTCGGAAACCAAGAGCATCAGCTCCGAGACCACCTTCAGCAAGGATCTCACGCAAGCCGACGACCTACTGCCGATCCTGAGGCGCCTTTCCGAAGACACATCAAGGCGAGCCAAGGCGACAGGGCTGGCAGGGCGGACCGTGACCCTCAAGCTCAAGGACAACCATTTCAAAAGCATCACCCGCAGCCGCTCCCTCTCGGATCCGACTCAATTGACAGACAGGATCTTCCTGATCGGCAAGGATCTGCTGTTGCGCGAACTGGCGGCAAGGCAGGCCGCCTACCGTCTCATCGGAATCGGCATCAGCGAATTGCACCCCGGTGAATTCGCCGATCCTCCGGATCTGGTGGACATCCAGGCCGGCAAACGGGCAAGCGCGGAAAAGGCCATGGACCTGCTCTCCAGCAAGTTCGGCGGCAAGATGGTAGAGCTGGGCCTGACAATGAAAGGCAAGCTTGCCAGCGATCGCACCCCCGAGGCGCAGAAGAATGTAGTTCATTCCGCGCAGAAGCCCGACAAGGACAGCGGCCTCGACTGACACGCCCCCTACGGCCCCGTCCCTCGGATCATGAGATATGCAGCCAAAGCGACCTCATGCGGGGAGAGATGCGGTAAAATGCGTGTGCCAGACAAGCTTTTGCTTTCAATGCTGTACCGCCTCGCCTAAATGTTGATCATGCTCACGGACCGGGCAGCCTGATTGCTATCCGCGCCGGAGACCAGAACAAACCAGACCTTTCTATGGAGTTGAACATGTCAGGCGTCATCGAAGCCAAACTTGCAGACCTCGGAATCACCCTTCCGGAAGCAGCAGCCCCTGCTGCCAACTATGTTCCCTTTGTCAAAAGCGGCAACCAGCTTTTCATTTCCGGTCAGATCCCGCTGAATGCGGCTGGCGAAAAAGTCATCGGCAAGCTGGGTGACACCATGGAAACCGCTGCCGGTCAGGAAGCTGCAAAGCTCTGCGCCATCAGCCTCATTGCCCAGATGAAGGCCGCCACCGGCGATCTCGACAAGGTGGCTCGCGTGGTCAAGCTGGTCGGCTTTGTCAACTCCACTCTTGAATTCGGCGATCAGCCGGCCGTCATCAACGGCGCCTCCAACTTCATGGTCGACGTCTTTGGCGACAAGGGCCGTCACGCTCGCTCCGCCGTCTCAGCAGCCTCCCTGCCGTTCGGCGTTGCCGTCGAAGTGGAAGCCATTGTGGAACTCGAAGACTAGACTTTTCGCTTTCAACGATTTGGCCAATGGCGGCACCGACTGCCGTTGGCCCCCCTGCCAGCTATCCCTCATCTATTTTTTCCGTCCAGGCCTCTTTGAGGGTTACAATTTCAGCAAAGTCTCTTAAATCTCAGCTATAGTTTGATTTTTGCAAGAGGCCATGCCTGACCCATGTCTGAAACATCCGGTTACCAGTTGCATGTCGTTCATTCCATGCGAGAGATCGGAGAGGAACACTGGACGGCCTGTCTTGAAGACACCCTGAGCAAGACCAGATCCAACCCCTTCCTGTCCTATGCCTTTCTCGATGCTCTGGAGCGCTCAGGCTGCGCCAGCGAGGAAACCGGCTGGATGCCGCATCATCTGGTCCTCAAGGACGAAAATGACGCTGTACTGGCCGCCATGCCGCTGTATCTCAAGTCGCACAGTCAGGGCGAATATGTCTTCGACCACGGCTGGGCCGATGCGCTGGAGCGGGCTGGCGGGCAATATTATCCCAAGCTGCAAAGTGCCATTCCCTTCACCCCCGTCAACGCCCCCAAGGTGCTGACC
Proteins encoded:
- a CDS encoding PleD family two-component system response regulator produces the protein MSARVLVVDDNPANVKLLEARLSAEYFDVLCASSGPEALEILSHNTVDIVLLDVMMPGMDGFEVCRRIKTDPQLMHIPVIMVTALDQISDRVAGLKAGADDFLTKPVNDLALIARVKSLVRVKMMLDELRSRAHTSEQMGLDSSALLKRLMHHDGGQILLVDDSRSNSERIRKQVAGQFDLFLENDIAAALRRCSDQTFDCLLINLDMQTGDPLRLCAQVRSIESSRLVPILILAQEADQKRIMRAFDLGVNDYVCQPVDKNELLARLHTQVLRKRYTDALRDSIQHTMELAIMDGLTQLYNRRYMTSHLNALLSSAREKQKPLSVLLMDIDFFKSVNDTHGHDAGDEVLQEFSQRMRKNTRGIDLVCRYGGEEFVVIMPDTDHSLATVVAERIRKKVFEKPFIIHKGRQMIDVTVSIGLASSCKGLETQDELLKRADQALYQAKHDGRNRVVVSQVCAA
- a CDS encoding DUF3572 domain-containing protein, producing the protein MQKKQFGLTLEEAETIGIKALGFLSNDPDLLGRFLALSGLDPSSLREVASEPSFLAAILDFLLSDDSLVLAFASNMTLAPEDVVTAKLRLDPMSMATTGAL
- a CDS encoding DNA polymerase IV — its product is MIRMEQFLCRDCLEEGNGAPRRCPRCGSPRLIHHEELRALSIAHIDCDSFYASVEKRDNPELRDKPVIIGGGERGVVSTACYIARIRGVKSAMPMFQARKLCPEAVVIRPNMKKYSEVGRQVRAAMQELTPLVEPLSIDEAFLDLSGTERLHHAYPALTLARFVLQVEKKIGITVSVGLSHNKFLAKIASDLEKPRGYSIIGKEETRRFLKDKPVSMIWGVGKVSQAHLARDGFLTIGQLQTADPAKLAKAYGALGLRLAKLAQGEDSRTVSPDSETKSISSETTFSKDLTQADDLLPILRRLSEDTSRRAKATGLAGRTVTLKLKDNHFKSITRSRSLSDPTQLTDRIFLIGKDLLLRELAARQAAYRLIGIGISELHPGEFADPPDLVDIQAGKRASAEKAMDLLSSKFGGKMVELGLTMKGKLASDRTPEAQKNVVHSAQKPDKDSGLD
- a CDS encoding response regulator, whose protein sequence is MAKKILIVEDNELNMKLFLDLLEAYGYETVGTRNGLDALKLAREHMPDLILMDIQLPEVSGLEVTKWLKEDDDLRPIPVVAVTAFAMKGDEERIRQGGCEAYLSKPISVAKFIETVRTYAGDA
- a CDS encoding RidA family protein; protein product: MSGVIEAKLADLGITLPEAAAPAANYVPFVKSGNQLFISGQIPLNAAGEKVIGKLGDTMETAAGQEAAKLCAISLIAQMKAATGDLDKVARVVKLVGFVNSTLEFGDQPAVINGASNFMVDVFGDKGRHARSAVSAASLPFGVAVEVEAIVELED